Sequence from the Candidatus Thermoplasmatota archaeon genome:
AACTATCTGGTAATTAAGAGGAGGTTTTGGATTTTGCGGCAAACCACCAACTCTCAATTTAACATAATCAACATGATCCATTTGTTCAACAATATCCTTTGTAATAACAGATGTTAAACCAGGTGCAAGACCACAATCAGGAATTATTGTGACACCATTATCAACTGCTTTTTTAAATAAACTAAGCTCTTTTTTAACAATATCATTGTTTCCTCCTAAATCAATAAAATTAGTTTTTGTTTCAACCGCTATTTTTGCTAAAATGTAATTAAATTTATAGGGAACAGCAGAAACTACTAAATCAAATTTTTTAAAATATTTTTTTAATGTAATTGTTTTTTCTATATCTAATTTTTGATAATTAAATTCTTTATGTTTCAGAAATTTTTTAGTTGACTCAAGTATTTGTTTACTTTTATCAGCAATTACAATTTCTTCAAAATTTGAATAATGAAACAAATCAAAAGCAATGGCACGACCCATCATTCCAGCACCAAGAATCAGTATATGCATTATATTTTGTCCCCCATTAGAAAATAAAATGTATTTTTTATATTAAATACTTTCAAATGCTTTATTCATGGTTTCTATTTCTGCTTTATCCTGTTTTATTGTTATACTAAAAACAAAAGTCAAAATAAACGATAGTGGTAACCCGATAAAAATTGGATCTAACATGTTTATAATGTAATTATTTGTTATTGAACCACCAATTAAGGATGGAGCTGTTTTATAATAAACAAAGATATACCAAATCATTGTAAAAATGAATCCGCCAAGTATTCCTGCCCATGCACCAGCTCTGCTTGTTTTTTTCCAATAAAGCATAAGTGTATATGGTGCAAGAAAAGTACAAGCCATTAGTCCAAAAAAGAATGATGTTAAAACAGCAACAACATCTGGTGGATATATTGAAAGTAATAAAGTAGCAATTACTATGCCAAATGTTGCAACACGTGTAATTGTTAATGCTTTTTTTTCTGAGCACTCTTTCATAAAACCTTTTTCACAAACATCTCTTCCAATGGATGCTCCTGCTGTGTGAAACAATGCACTAGCTGTTGACATTGCAGCTGATAGTATTGCAAAAAGAAAAAGTATAACAAACCAGGTTGGAAAAAATTCGTTAACAATCAAAGGAACAACCTTATCTGGTGTTCCAGGGTATTGTAAACCATTGTTTATCATTAGAACATTACAAAGAGGACCTATTGAAAATGCAATGAAGGTCATTAGTAGAATAAAAATACCACCATATGGTATTGCTTGTCTTAAGGATTTTTCATCTTTTGCTGAAAGATATCTTATAATAAGCTGCGGTTGAGCAAGAACACCAATACCAACGCCAAATATTAATGTTAAAAGAAACATAAAAGCAGGTGAAAATGGCTCAGGCATTGATGTCAATGTTGTGAACCCAACTGGTACGCTTTTCCATCCCATATCAAGTAATTGTTGAGTAGTAATTGAAGCAGCAGCCTCATGAGCAGGACCAATACCGCCAAGCATTCCATAAATTCTAATACCTAAAATAAGCATACCAATAAGCATTAAAACACCTTGGATAGCATGTGTCCACATAACAGCATACAACCCACCAACTATTAAATAAATACCAACAACTAGTGTGAAAATTACTACACAAACCCAATATGGAATTCCAAAAGTAATTTCAAATAATGATGCAATTGCTAAAAAAACAGCTGTTGTATAAAATATAATAAAAATTGCAATAATTAAACCTGATGTAGCTTGTAGTTTTTTTGAATTGAATCTATTACCTAGTAACTCTGGAAGTGTCATAGCATTTAAAGAAAGACCCATTTTTCTTGTTCTAAAACCATAAAAAATAAAAGCGATTATTATACCTACAAAAATATTTAAAAATGCAAGCCAAAGAAGTGAAAAACCGTATATTGAAGCCATCCCAGAAAAACCAATTAAGGCAACAGCACTGATAAATGTCGCACCATATGAAAATGCAATAATAACTGGGCCCATCTTTCTACCAGCAACATAATAATCTTCTTTTGTTTTCGTTTTTTTGTAACCCAGATATCCAAGATAAGTAAATACAGCTGCAAAAATACCCATGAATATTATGAATAAAATAATATCCATTATTTTTCCTCCTGCTCAACAATGTTTTCTTTTTTATTATCAGTTTTATTATTTTTTAATGGTTTTTTTAAAAATTCATGATAAATTCCATAAATTACACAAAAAATTGCAGAAAATATAGTTAAAATCCAAGCTGCAAACACCCAGATATCCATTCCAAGTATCAAACCCATATCTTATCTTCCTCCCCAAATAAACAAAGATATTATTTCATGGTACTGAGCAGAGAAAACAGATAGTATAATTTATATCTTTCTTAATTTTTTTTCAAAATCATTATAACTAAATAGTTTATTCAAGCCACAAAAAGGGAGGTTTCTATGGAAAAAGAGTTCTGGGACCCAAAAATAGAAACAAAACCGCTAAAGGAATTAAAAAAACTTCAATTAAAACGATTAAAAAAATTGGTCTACTATGTTTACAAAAATAACGAGTTTTATCATAATAATCTAAAAAAAGCTCATGTTAAACCTGATGATATTAAAACTTTGCAGGATTTAGAAAAACTTCCTTTTCTCACAAAACAGGATCTAAGACATTATTACCCATTTGGTTTACTCTGCACTCCACTTGATGATATAATAGAGGTTCATGCGTCTTCAGGTACTACAGGGAAACCAGTGGTTGGGCCGTATACAAGAAATGATGTTGAGATTTGGGCTGAAATGATGGCTAGGTCGATCTGGGCAAATGGACTTAGAAAATATGACATCATGCAAAACGCATATGGCTATGGTCTTTTCACAGGTGCACATGGTTTTGAAAAGGGTGCACAAAAAATTGGTGCCATGGTTATAACAATCAGCTCTGGTAACACAGAGAGACAGATTGATGTGATGAAGGATTTTGGTACCACTGCTATTGCCTGCACTCCATCTTATTCTTTGCATATAGCTGAGGTTGCTGAGGAAAACGGTTTGAATCCTTCTAAGGATTTCAAGCTTCGCATAGGTCTTTTTGGTGCTGAGGCATGGAGTGATGAAATGAGAAACAATATTGAGAAACGTTGGGGTATTGTTGCACATGAGCACTATGGTTTAACTGAGCTTATAGGCCCAGGTGTTGTCTCTGAATGCAAGTATAAGAAACTTCATATAAACGCAGACCATTTTCTTCCGGAGATAATTAACCCGGATACTGGTGAAACAAAGGGGTTTGATGAAGAGGGGGAACTTGTTTTTACAACTCTTACAAAAGAGGCTTTTCCTGTTTTACGTTTCCGTACAAGAGATCTCGCATCTATAAGCGATGAAGAATGCGAATGCGGACGTACTTTACCAATACAGTCACGTATAAAGGGCCGTAGCGATGATATGATGAAGGTCAAAGGCGTTATTGTTTTCCCATCACAAATTGAGGCGGCAATTATGCAAGTCTCTGGCATAAGTGATAATTATCAAATTGTTAAAACCAAAAAAGGAGATATCACCTCTTTATCTGTGGAGATAGAACCCACTGAGGAGAGATACAAAGAAGGTCATCTAGATGATCTTGAGAAACAGGTTGAGGCTGCAATTTATCGTATTTTGAACTTGAATATACCAGTTAAAACTCTCCAACCAAAGACATTACCAAGGAGCACTGGGAAAGCTAAGCGTGTTATTGAAAGATAAAAAAATTATTTTTTTATGAGGATTATATAAGATTATGATCGAGGTACTGGAGTCAATACTACCCTACATAAAAGGTCTCTGGACTCTACCATGGATACTGGTAGGTTTTATTGTAACACTGTTACTTTCGCATTTTTTTGAAGAAGAAAAAATAAATAAGATTATGAAAAAGATAGGGCTTATACTGCTCTACTTTTTCGTCCCACTACTTTTGTTTAAAATATTTTTAGGCGTGGATTTTCACG
This genomic interval carries:
- a CDS encoding saccharopine dehydrogenase NADP-binding domain-containing protein, translating into MHILILGAGMMGRAIAFDLFHYSNFEEIVIADKSKQILESTKKFLKHKEFNYQKLDIEKTITLKKYFKKFDLVVSAVPYKFNYILAKIAVETKTNFIDLGGNNDIVKKELSLFKKAVDNGVTIIPDCGLAPGLTSVITKDIVEQMDHVDYVKLRVGGLPQNPKPPLNYQIV
- a CDS encoding phenylacetate--CoA ligase; amino-acid sequence: MEKEFWDPKIETKPLKELKKLQLKRLKKLVYYVYKNNEFYHNNLKKAHVKPDDIKTLQDLEKLPFLTKQDLRHYYPFGLLCTPLDDIIEVHASSGTTGKPVVGPYTRNDVEIWAEMMARSIWANGLRKYDIMQNAYGYGLFTGAHGFEKGAQKIGAMVITISSGNTERQIDVMKDFGTTAIACTPSYSLHIAEVAEENGLNPSKDFKLRIGLFGAEAWSDEMRNNIEKRWGIVAHEHYGLTELIGPGVVSECKYKKLHINADHFLPEIINPDTGETKGFDEEGELVFTTLTKEAFPVLRFRTRDLASISDEECECGRTLPIQSRIKGRSDDMMKVKGVIVFPSQIEAAIMQVSGISDNYQIVKTKKGDITSLSVEIEPTEERYKEGHLDDLEKQVEAAIYRILNLNIPVKTLQPKTLPRSTGKAKRVIER
- a CDS encoding sodium/solute symporter (Members of the Solute:Sodium Symporter (SSS), TC 2.A.21 as described in tcdb.org, catalyze solute:Na+ symport. Known solutes for members of the family include sugars, amino acids, nucleosides, inositols, vitamins, urea or anions, depending on the system.), yielding MDIILFIIFMGIFAAVFTYLGYLGYKKTKTKEDYYVAGRKMGPVIIAFSYGATFISAVALIGFSGMASIYGFSLLWLAFLNIFVGIIIAFIFYGFRTRKMGLSLNAMTLPELLGNRFNSKKLQATSGLIIAIFIIFYTTAVFLAIASLFEITFGIPYWVCVVIFTLVVGIYLIVGGLYAVMWTHAIQGVLMLIGMLILGIRIYGMLGGIGPAHEAAASITTQQLLDMGWKSVPVGFTTLTSMPEPFSPAFMFLLTLIFGVGIGVLAQPQLIIRYLSAKDEKSLRQAIPYGGIFILLMTFIAFSIGPLCNVLMINNGLQYPGTPDKVVPLIVNEFFPTWFVILFLFAILSAAMSTASALFHTAGASIGRDVCEKGFMKECSEKKALTITRVATFGIVIATLLLSIYPPDVVAVLTSFFFGLMACTFLAPYTLMLYWKKTSRAGAWAGILGGFIFTMIWYIFVYYKTAPSLIGGSITNNYIINMLDPIFIGLPLSFILTFVFSITIKQDKAEIETMNKAFESI